GTTAAATGATTCAAGTGCAGATGGATCAGCAACCGCAACATAAACTTTATCGCCTGATTTATCCACTGGAACAATTCTTTTTTTGATAATGAATTGATCCGTAATTGTATCTTGCAAGGGGCGAACTTTAATATTTGAAAGCCTAACTTTTGAACGACTTAACCCATAAGAAGAACAGAAATTATCAGCAATTTGCTCCTCATTAATGGCGTTAGTTTGGATAAGAGCATCAATAACCCCAGAAGAAATTGCTTTTGCAAAAGTTTCTGCTTCTGAAATTTGCTCCTCAGAAATCGTATTAGAATTTCTTAGAAATTCCAGTAATAATTTATCTGTATCTTTAGGAAGTGTAAGCATTATAAAACTTTTGGAGCGATGAAGATTATTAATTCTTTTCTTCCATCATCTCTTGAATCTCTTCTAAATGCTCTGCCAAACATTGGCACATCACCAAGCCCCGGAACCTTATCACGAGCCGTAATTTTTGACTCAGTATAAATTCCGCCCATCACAACAATTTCACCATCTTTAGTTACTAGATTTGTTCTAATTTCGCTTTTTGAAATTGGCGGATTTTCAAGCGTTAAATCAGCAGAATCTTTGTTAACCGCAAGGTTTAACATCAAATTTCCATCACCCACAATTGAAGGGGTAACCGCAAGCTTCAAACCAGCTTCCTTAAATTGAATTTGCGTGCCATCTTGCGAAACCGTTTCAAATGGCACTTCATTACCTTGGAATATAACTGCCTCTTGATTATCAAGCGTAAAAATCTTAGGATTTGAAACCACTTTAGTTAAACCCTGCCTTTCTAAAGCACTAAGCTCTAGCTTCAAATCAGCTGAGCTACCAATTCCAGTTAACACTCCTAAAGCACCAGTTGGCGAGGCAACTGGCAGATTAGAAACCGAACCATCAATAGCACCCAAAGTTTGCGTTGTTGGCGCAGTTGCACCAGTTACACCAGTTGATGAAACATTTTTTCCAAATAGATTATTACCCGATACGCCAAAGCGAGAACCAAAAACCCTATCAAAATCATCACTGATTTCTACAATAAAGGCCTCAATATAAACTTGCTGAGTGCGAGTATCTAACTCAGAAATTAAATCAGAAATAATCTTCATATCTTCCTTGCGAGATTTAACAATGAGTAGATTTTTCCTTTCATCTATTGTAATTTCAGGATCAATATTTCTAACGCTATCTAGTCTTAAACCTTGCGTTTTCAGAACTTGATCAATAGTGGTTTTAACTTGGGCTGGCTTGGTATAAAACAGCTTAAAAATCTCAGTAATTAAGGGTTGCGAGGCTTTTTTAAGAAGTAATGCACGCTGAACATTTTCCTTTCTTTTTTGATCAAATTCTTCAAGTTGAACAACGGTTGATTGATCGTGAATTCTTATAATATTTGATTTTGTATCTACATATTTTTCTAGCTTTTTTGTTTTCAATACTGAATCTAACATTGAAGCCCAAAGAACATCTTTTAACTTCGCATTTACATTGCCCGTAACTTCATCAGAAACTAAAATATTCATTCCTGAAATTTTAGAAACCATTTCCGCAAATGTTCTAATGTCTGTATTTTCAGTGTTTATAGAGATTTTGAAATTATTTTTTTCAAGCTCAGGAATATCCACATAGTCAAAATTTTCCTCTTGATTAATAAGCTTGCGATAATTTTCTCGCTTTTCTAATTTGTAATTATTATCAATTTTTGGCCCTAAAACATAATCAGCAACCGATCTCTCCTTGCTTTGCTCAACAAATTTTTCCTTGTTGAAAGTTTGCTTTTTCTCAATCAGCTCATTTTCATTAGGTGCAAGCTGAGAGCCTTTATTACAAGAATTCAAAGCAATTACTAGAATCGCTAGAATGAAATATTTATTCAGATTTCTTATCAAGCTTTACCTCTAATTTGTTACTTACTGGAATGAAAACTTTGCCTTCTGAAGAAGAAATTGTTACACCTTCAAAAGTTATTTCACTAACTTTACCGCCCTCTGAGCCGATATAATCACCTGCCGAAACCACATAATCTAAGCCATTTACAGCCTTTACGCCTGCAACCTTACCTTTTTCAGAAATAATCACCCCAACAACTTTGAATGTATTTAACTTTGAGGCTGTTAATGGATTTGAGGATTTGGCAAATGATTCTGCATCAGAGGAATCTTCCAATGATTTTGAACTAATTATATTACCAGAAGTTGGCGAAAATGGGTCTCTCACATTAGAAATATTTTTAGCATCAACTAATTTGAATTTATTTTCGGCAACAACTTGAAAACCAAGCCCTAAAATAATTACAACCAAAAAAAACTTAGAAAAATTTTTCATAATTTTTGTTTTTTGTTTTTTTATTCTCTAAGCCTCTCCCATCGGGAGAGCTAATATTTATAGCAAATCTTTATAAATCTTCTTATCAACTGAATAATCAGTAATCTCTAGCTTGATAGAAAGCTTCCTTTCACCATAGCTGGTAGTGGTAACTTCAATTTTTTCACTATTAATTGTAAGCACCGGTTTTTGCTCAAGCAAAGCAAGCTTGAAAGAAATATAATTTGCATAAATGCCATCAATTTCAAGGAAAACTGAGTTTTTTTGATGGTTTGCTGGCAAAGAAATATCTTCAGTGTTGCCTTTTGTTATGTTTTTGACCGCCAAATTATTCTCAGACGCCAAAACACTCAATATACGAAATAGATTTTTTGAACCCTCAATTTCTGAAAAATGATTAATTAACTCTGAAACAATTTCTTTATTTTTCTTAAGCATTGACTGCCCTAGAGTTAAATTATTCTCTAAGGTTGCAAGTTCATTGGAAATTTGTTCTGATGAAGTAAATTCTGAATTATCACGAATAATTGGATTGCTAGAAATTAAATTTATCGCATAGCAAATTGAAATTAAAAAACACAAAATAATTATTGTTTTCAAAATCGCCTGGCGATAGTGCTCGTTGAGGGTTTTCTTACCCCTTTTTGTAGTTGGATCAGATTTTTTACCGGATAAAAAATCCTTCAAAATCTTACCAACATCTGCATTCAAATCTATTGCCATAAATTATTTATAAAATTTTTACAAAGTGTAGATTTTTTTCCATTTACCTCATAGTCACCCCGCACTTGTTGCGAGGTGACACCTAATTATTATTACCAATCACCTTATTTTTTTACTTCACCTTGAATTGAAAATTCTCTAACATATCCGCCATTCTCAAGGTTAATTAATTTTATGTTTGAAATATACATTCCAAGCAAAATTTCGCTTTTGTCTAAGATTCTTGAAAAATTTATTACAGGTTGCTCCTCATAACTTTTGCCTAAAATAATAATTTTACCAGCCTCTATAAAATCAACTTGCTCAAGCCAAACACCTTCTGGAATATTGCTACTGATTTCCTGAATTGCATTAATCAAAATTGGCTGATTCAAATTTATAGAATCTTTAATTTTCACAAGCTTATTAAGCGTTCCGCTTTTTTGGCTGATTTCATTAAATTGCTTTTGCTTTTCTTGATAGATTTTATTCAAGCGGTTAAATTCAGTAATTTCCCTAATACTT
This sequence is a window from Rickettsiales bacterium. Protein-coding genes within it:
- a CDS encoding pilus assembly protein PilP codes for the protein MKNFSKFFLVVIILGLGFQVVAENKFKLVDAKNISNVRDPFSPTSGNIISSKSLEDSSDAESFAKSSNPLTASKLNTFKVVGVIISEKGKVAGVKAVNGLDYVVSAGDYIGSEGGKVSEITFEGVTISSSEGKVFIPVSNKLEVKLDKKSE
- the pilQ gene encoding type IV pilus secretin PilQ, translating into MNSCNKGSQLAPNENELIEKKQTFNKEKFVEQSKERSVADYVLGPKIDNNYKLEKRENYRKLINQEENFDYVDIPELEKNNFKISINTENTDIRTFAEMVSKISGMNILVSDEVTGNVNAKLKDVLWASMLDSVLKTKKLEKYVDTKSNIIRIHDQSTVVQLEEFDQKRKENVQRALLLKKASQPLITEIFKLFYTKPAQVKTTIDQVLKTQGLRLDSVRNIDPEITIDERKNLLIVKSRKEDMKIISDLISELDTRTQQVYIEAFIVEISDDFDRVFGSRFGVSGNNLFGKNVSSTGVTGATAPTTQTLGAIDGSVSNLPVASPTGALGVLTGIGSSADLKLELSALERQGLTKVVSNPKIFTLDNQEAVIFQGNEVPFETVSQDGTQIQFKEAGLKLAVTPSIVGDGNLMLNLAVNKDSADLTLENPPISKSEIRTNLVTKDGEIVVMGGIYTESKITARDKVPGLGDVPMFGRAFRRDSRDDGRKELIIFIAPKVL